From the Lactobacillus sp. PV034 genome, the window TTCTTATTCTTATGATTCATCTACTGATAGTAGTGATGATAATGAGTCAGATTCACCGCTTTGGCAAAAGATTTTAGCAGGAATTGTGTTAGGAGTCATAGTTTTCTTAGCTTTAATAGATAGTGTTGGTGATTTCATTTGGTATGTTTTTCAATTCTTTCTCAGAATGATCCGCTTGGCATTTATTCGTCTCCATTTGTTTTACCAATATGGTGGCAAACATCTTGCATATGATTTTATTAAGCCAAATATAGAATTAAGTGAGCTTGAAGAAGCAATAAGAGAGAATAAGATTGAGTTAAAAGAAATTTCTCAAGCCAGTAAGTATAAGAATTTTAGTGATGTTTATATCAAAGCGCAATTTTTATATAGTCAAGATCTGCGAGAAAGATATGTGAACAAGCGCTATAGCTTAAGGAATTTACTTGAATATTTAGATAAAAATTATTATTGGGTAATGAAGAATGAAATTAAGTTGAAAGTTAAGCAAGCAACTATTGATGATACGGTTGTTTCTAACGCAAGAGTCGTTAAGATAGCCAGGTTAAGTGAGAATGTTTGGTTAACTCAAATAGATGCCAGTGGAAAAGATAAGGAAGTTCAATTTAATAAAGATTTTAATGATAGTTTTACGCGATCTCAGTGGAGTGATTATGTCATTTTTGGAAAAGATCGAGAAGGGCAGATTAAGATTATTAATTTAGTTTATGGAGAACATTTCCACTTGGATGGTAAAGATTTTAATCATCAAAAGTCTTTGGGTAGTGGAGGTTATAGAGAAAGAAAATAGAAATAATAAGTAATAGCTCGATACGTTGTTGTATCGGGCTTTTATTACGGTACTTTATAATAAATTGTTGATTAAATTAACAAGAGATAGAGTTAAAAATATTGTTAATCATAATAGTAGAATATTACTGAAGGATTTACTCCAGGATAGTCGGATGAAAGTAATTTTGATTTAAGAAAGAATTAAAAAATGGTTTTTATACCTAAAGAGATAATTAATATTATTGATTTTGTTGATGGGATCCTCGCACTGAAGGATGGAGCTACAGATAAGCAAAAGATAATATATGCAGACTTTATGAAAGACTATCTTTTCAACCATAATGAAGATGATTTTGACACTTTTTTCAAGAATCATTAAGAATTTTATCTTTAGCTGTAAATGATTAAGCTAGAATAGGTTGCTTTTCTAGTAAATAATTTGAAAAAGCGTAGATCCTTCTTTTTTATTTATTCTCTCTTCAAATAGTGCTTTAATAGGACTGTGTTACAAAAGGGAGAAAATAATGAAGAATAGAAAAGATGGATATTTAGAATTAATTGATCCGATGACCTTGATTAATACTTTTGCACCATGGTTATTAGGAATTCTGTATACTTTGTACAATTATCATGTATTTAACTTATGGTTAAGTGTAGAAATGTTAGTTGCGTCCGCATTTTTACAATTAGCTTTAAATATGAATGATGATTTTTGGGATAATCGTAAGTCAAAGGCCTTGGGAATTAATGACCCTCAGAATCCAATCAGTAGTTATGGTTTAAACAAAAAATTAGTTTTATCTTTGATTATCGGATTTTTATTGGTTTCAATGGGATTTGCTTTTGCCATTGGATTTCAAACTAATTTAATTATTTGGATAGTTGGTATTTTTTGCTACGTGGTCGCAATCGGTTATTCAACTGGTAGGCATTCAATTTCTGGCACTCCTTATGGTGAAGGACTTGCTGGGATAGCCATGGGGTTCGGAATATTTTTTGTAACTGCATTTTTGAATATTAATAATGTTTATCCATTAGATTGGAATTTTGCCTGGAAAGCTATGCTTGCTTCTGGTGTCAGCGTGGCATGTACTTTTAATTTGCTATTAGCCAATAATATTTCTGATGCTGAACCTGATATTGCTCATGGGCGTCAAACAATTGTTAGTTATTTAGGAATCAGAAAAAGTTGCTATTTGCTAGCTGCGGTTTATGTAATCGGATATTTTGCTTCAATCATAGCTACTGTCGTGGGATGTATCCCTTGGACTGTACTTGTGATTGAATTATTCATAATTCCATATCTAGTCAAACAAGTAAAATTCATCTTTCGTAAACAGATTAAACAAGTTTCATTTGCCAAAATCTTAAATACCAATATTCTATTATCTTTTGGACAAATTCTAGGATTGGTAATTTGGCTT encodes:
- a CDS encoding prenyltransferase, whose translation is MKNRKDGYLELIDPMTLINTFAPWLLGILYTLYNYHVFNLWLSVEMLVASAFLQLALNMNDDFWDNRKSKALGINDPQNPISSYGLNKKLVLSLIIGFLLVSMGFAFAIGFQTNLIIWIVGIFCYVVAIGYSTGRHSISGTPYGEGLAGIAMGFGIFFVTAFLNINNVYPLDWNFAWKAMLASGVSVACTFNLLLANNISDAEPDIAHGRQTIVSYLGIRKSCYLLAAVYVIGYFASIIATVVGCIPWTVLVIELFIIPYLVKQVKFIFRKQIKQVSFAKILNTNILLSFGQILGLVIWLIA